The proteins below come from a single Sorghum bicolor cultivar BTx623 chromosome 4, Sorghum_bicolor_NCBIv3, whole genome shotgun sequence genomic window:
- the LOC8077747 gene encoding GDSL esterase/lipase At4g10955: MAVERDVFGISGPTYLKPIDWNCEHNRRSVAASLVQAVYVLERDRQLSRLSVEALAPAWWEFFHFELIRKLIDDADMSIFGAIFEFNPPSSEEASVANAPRFVIAFRGTITEKDTISRDISLDLHLVQNGLHRTSRFNIAMQAVQNVASVFPGSTIWLAGHSLGAGMAILTGRNMVKKGVFLESFLFNPPFVAAPIERIRDERVKHGFRIARSVITAGLTIAMKAKTEGNSQRSVGEESFSILSSWTPYLFVNPGDHICSEYIGYFQHRKNMEDLGAGFIEKLATQNSIGDLFFKALGWESEPLHLLPSADLIVNVSPSSDFKYAHGISQWWQPELNLQSSKYRYS, from the exons ATGGCTGTGGAAAGAGATGTATTTGGAATTTCAGGGCCAACATATCTGAAACCAATCGATTG GAACTGTGAGCATAATCGGAGATCTGTGGCTGCAAGCTTAGTTCAGGCTGTATATGTGTTGGAGAGAGACCGACAACTGAGTCGTCTATCTGTTGAAGCCTTGGCACCTGCTTGGTGGGAATTCTTCCATTTTGAGCTGATTCGCAAGCTGATTGATGATGCTGATATGTCCATATTTGGTGCAATATTTGAATTCAATCCTCCTTCAAGTGAAGAAGCTTCTGTTGCAAATGCTCCAAGATTTGTCATCGCTTTCAGAGGCACCATAACAGAGAAGGATACTATCTCCAGGGATATTTCCCTGGACCTGCACCTTGTTCAAAATGGTCTCCATAGGACCTCGAGATTTAATATCGCAATGCAAGCTGTTCAAAACGTAGCCTCAGTTTTCCCTGGATCCACGATTTGGCTAGCTGGGCATTCACTAGGTGCAGGCATGGCCATCCTTACGGGAAGAAACATGGTTAAGAAGGGTGTGTTTTTAGAAAGCTTTCTCTTCAACCCACCATTTGTTGCTGctccaattgaaaggatcaggGATGAAAGGGTAAAGCACGGTTTTCGTATTGCAAGAAGTGTAATTACTGCTGGATTAACTATTGCCATGAAAGCTAAAACTGAGGGTAACAGTCAGAGATCTGTTGGTGAAGAATCTTTCAGCATTTTGTCATCATGGACACCATATCTATTCGTTAATCCAGGAGACCACATCTGTTCAGAGTACATTGGGTACTTCCAGCACCGGAAGAACATGGAAGATCTTGGTGCTGGATTTATTGAGAAGCTTGCGACCCAGAATTCAATTGGAGACCTGTTCTTCAAGGCATTAGGATGGGAATCAGAACCACTGCACCTTCTTCCATCTGCTGATTTAATCGTCAACGTGAGCCCTTCATCTGATTTCAAATACGCTCATGGCATCAGCCAGTGGTGGCAACCTGAGCTGAATTTGCAGAGCAGTAAATATCGGTACTCATAG